In a genomic window of Sulfurisphaera tokodaii str. 7:
- a CDS encoding SDR family oxidoreductase — protein MRTLITGASGQLGIELSRLLSERHEVIKVYNSSEIQGGYKLDLTDFPRLEDFIIKKRPDVIINAAAMTDVDKCEIEKEKAYKINAEAVRHIVRAGKVIDSYIVHISTDYVFDGEKGNYKEEDIPNPINYYGLSKLLGETFALQDDSLIIRTSGIFRNKGFPIYVYKTLKEGKTVFAFKGYYSPISARKLASAILELLELRKTGIIHVAGERISRFELALKIKEKFNLPGEVKEVDEVRGWIAKRPYDSSLDSSRARKILSTDFYTLDLDGMVV, from the coding sequence ATGCGAACACTAATAACTGGTGCATCGGGACAGTTAGGCATAGAACTCTCACGCTTACTCTCAGAAAGACATGAAGTAATAAAAGTCTACAATTCTTCAGAAATTCAAGGAGGTTACAAACTCGACCTTACCGATTTCCCGCGACTAGAGGACTTCATAATAAAGAAAAGACCAGACGTAATAATTAATGCAGCAGCAATGACTGACGTAGACAAATGCGAAATAGAGAAGGAGAAGGCATATAAAATAAACGCTGAGGCAGTTAGACACATAGTTAGAGCGGGAAAAGTAATAGATTCCTACATAGTCCACATCAGTACCGATTACGTGTTTGACGGAGAAAAAGGTAACTATAAAGAAGAAGATATACCTAATCCCATAAATTATTACGGTTTAAGCAAGCTTTTAGGGGAAACATTTGCTCTACAAGATGATAGTTTAATAATCAGAACTTCTGGTATTTTTAGGAATAAGGGGTTTCCAATTTACGTTTATAAAACTCTTAAGGAAGGGAAGACTGTATTCGCTTTTAAGGGCTATTACTCTCCTATCTCAGCAAGAAAACTTGCTTCTGCAATACTTGAACTTTTAGAATTAAGAAAGACTGGGATCATTCACGTTGCCGGTGAGAGGATTTCACGTTTTGAATTAGCTTTAAAGATTAAGGAGAAGTTTAATTTACCGGGAGAAGTTAAAGAAGTTGATGAAGTTAGGGGGTGGATAGCTAAAAGGCCTTACGATTCCTCTCTCGATTCTTCAAGGGCTAGGAAAATACTTTCAACAGATTTTTACACATTGGATCTAGACGGTATGGTGGTGTGA
- a CDS encoding glucose-1-phosphate thymidylyltransferase, translating to MEAVILHGGQGTRLRPLTHTGPKQLIKVAGKPVSQWVLEQIRDSGIRDVVIVLGDNTPKRVVDYYGDGSKFGVNITYVYQGKARGLADAVYKVKDVVSKKFLVYLGDNLVPYDLRKFMSFKGSASILLAKVDNPNRFGVAVIKENKVVKLVEKPKEPISDLALVGVYAFTDEIFEVIESLRPSWRGELEITDAIQGLIDEGKEVNYEIVQGWWKDTGTPRDILEANSFLLDRYTERRIEGDVDNSTIDGRVIVEKGTVIKNSVIRGPVYIGRDSKIVNSYVGPFTSIGDSSQVVDSEVEYSVILDNVRIKGVSLMDSLIGNNSVVEKGNRWQRLIIGENSSVIL from the coding sequence ATGGAGGCGGTAATTTTACACGGAGGTCAAGGTACTAGATTAAGGCCTTTAACTCACACTGGCCCTAAACAGTTAATAAAAGTAGCGGGAAAGCCTGTTTCCCAGTGGGTTTTAGAACAGATAAGGGATTCTGGAATTAGAGACGTAGTGATAGTTTTAGGTGATAATACCCCAAAGAGGGTTGTAGACTATTATGGTGATGGTAGTAAGTTTGGGGTAAATATTACCTATGTTTATCAAGGTAAGGCAAGAGGTTTGGCAGACGCAGTATATAAAGTTAAGGATGTAGTATCTAAGAAGTTTTTGGTTTATTTAGGGGACAATCTTGTGCCTTACGATCTGAGGAAGTTTATGTCGTTTAAAGGCTCAGCTTCTATACTTTTGGCTAAGGTTGATAATCCTAACCGTTTCGGAGTTGCTGTAATAAAAGAAAATAAGGTTGTGAAGTTGGTAGAGAAGCCTAAGGAACCTATTTCCGATTTAGCGTTAGTAGGTGTTTATGCATTTACTGACGAGATTTTTGAGGTTATTGAGAGTCTGAGACCTAGTTGGAGGGGGGAATTGGAGATAACTGATGCTATACAAGGCTTAATAGATGAAGGTAAAGAGGTTAATTACGAAATAGTCCAAGGGTGGTGGAAGGATACTGGGACACCTAGGGACATATTGGAGGCTAATTCTTTTTTATTAGATAGGTATACTGAGAGGAGGATTGAAGGTGATGTGGACAATTCTACTATAGACGGTAGGGTTATAGTGGAGAAGGGGACTGTGATAAAGAACTCGGTTATTAGGGGTCCCGTATATATAGGTAGGGATAGTAAGATAGTGAATTCCTATGTTGGTCCTTTCACTTCAATAGGGGATTCGAGTCAAGTTGTTGATAGTGAGGTTGAGTATAGTGTCATTTTGGATAATGTAAGGATTAAGGGGGTTTCACTTATGGATTCGTTAATAGGGAACAATTCTGTCGTGGAGAAGGGAAATAGGTGGCAGAGGCTAATAATAGGTGAGAATTCTTCGGTGATATTATGA
- a CDS encoding dTDP-glucose 4,6-dehydratase, with product MIIIGGAGFIGSAFVREVNRRGIKPVVIDLLTYAGRMENLIGTNHDFVRADIRSEEIHNILKEKESASNVVVNFAAETHVDRSIYKPQDFVTTNVIGVVNLLEAARKYDFNYVHISTDEVYGEECGDEDSPLKPSSPYSASKASADLFVKAYVRTYGIKAIIIRPSNNYGPRQFPEKLIPKVIIRTLMGEYVPIYGDGRAERDWIYVEDTARIIYDILEMAEWRGEVYNIPGGQRYSVLDVVKMIGEVMGREVKIKFVSDRPGHDRRYCMITKLKYEVTPLREGLRRTVEWYLNNRWWWEPLIKDKFFVEDEPWKVKVSK from the coding sequence ATGATAATTATTGGTGGTGCTGGTTTCATAGGCTCTGCGTTTGTAAGAGAGGTGAATAGGAGGGGAATTAAACCGGTTGTGATTGATTTACTTACTTATGCCGGAAGGATGGAGAACTTAATTGGTACTAATCATGATTTCGTAAGGGCTGACATTAGGAGTGAGGAGATTCATAATATTTTGAAAGAAAAAGAGTCTGCTAGTAATGTCGTTGTTAATTTTGCGGCTGAGACTCATGTGGATAGGTCTATTTATAAGCCTCAGGATTTTGTGACTACTAATGTCATAGGAGTAGTGAACCTACTAGAAGCTGCTAGGAAATATGATTTTAATTATGTTCATATTTCTACTGATGAGGTTTATGGTGAGGAGTGTGGGGATGAGGATTCTCCTTTAAAACCATCTTCACCTTATAGTGCTTCTAAGGCTTCTGCTGATTTATTCGTTAAGGCTTATGTTAGGACTTACGGGATTAAGGCTATAATTATAAGGCCTTCAAACAACTACGGCCCTAGGCAGTTCCCAGAAAAGCTTATTCCTAAGGTGATAATTAGGACTTTGATGGGGGAGTATGTCCCTATTTATGGTGATGGGAGAGCTGAGAGGGATTGGATTTATGTTGAGGATACTGCTAGGATAATTTATGATATTTTAGAAATGGCGGAATGGAGAGGGGAAGTTTATAATATTCCTGGAGGACAGAGGTATAGTGTGCTTGACGTTGTTAAGATGATCGGTGAGGTCATGGGGAGGGAGGTAAAAATTAAGTTTGTTAGTGATAGGCCCGGTCATGATAGGAGGTATTGTATGATTACTAAGCTTAAGTATGAGGTTACGCCGTTAAGGGAGGGGTTGAGGAGGACTGTTGAGTGGTATTTGAATAATAGGTGGTGGTGGGAGCCATTGATAAAGGATAAGTTCTTTGTAGAAGATGAGCCTTGGAAAGTAAAAGTTAGTAAATAA
- the cmr4 gene encoding type III-B CRISPR module RAMP protein Cmr4 yields the protein MNSYFSNAYPVYIFTVTNSHVGSGSSVSEEVDLPFQRDHLGYPTIYASSLKGAIKSYLINTISDSEERKNVEILFGKDSTPDEVSKVVILDAVLLLIPVRIIPISKDFEGVYSYATTEELLETAKSYLDAVSNLLRTQNTEKNVDFFLAGNGDKELIVNESYFKFKKDDELKKSYSILIPPEIKSVMVFRGNTGRDIINRSLIRVRRIRIDREKKTASERGLWSEEYVPRGTYFFTIILVRSDKEKNINEIFKKFNDKLLNYIIIGGHETIGKGIVRLMWWSYG from the coding sequence ATGAATAGTTACTTCAGTAACGCGTATCCGGTTTATATATTTACAGTTACAAATTCTCATGTTGGTAGTGGATCCTCAGTAAGTGAAGAAGTGGATTTACCATTTCAGAGGGATCATCTTGGATACCCTACTATCTATGCCTCCAGCCTAAAGGGAGCGATAAAATCATACCTTATTAATACTATTTCAGATTCCGAAGAAAGGAAAAACGTAGAAATCCTATTCGGCAAAGATTCAACCCCAGATGAAGTATCGAAGGTAGTAATCCTAGATGCAGTTCTTCTTCTTATCCCTGTTAGAATAATTCCAATCTCTAAAGACTTTGAAGGAGTTTACTCATATGCTACTACAGAAGAGCTTCTGGAGACAGCTAAGTCATATTTGGATGCTGTAAGTAATTTATTAAGAACTCAGAATACTGAGAAAAATGTTGACTTTTTCCTAGCTGGTAATGGGGATAAAGAGTTAATTGTGAACGAGAGCTACTTTAAATTTAAAAAAGACGATGAACTAAAAAAGAGTTATTCTATTTTAATTCCTCCAGAAATTAAGAGTGTTATGGTATTTAGGGGCAATACTGGTAGGGATATAATTAACAGGTCTCTAATTAGGGTTAGGAGGATAAGGATAGATAGAGAAAAGAAGACTGCGTCTGAACGAGGGCTATGGAGTGAAGAATATGTACCGCGCGGGACATACTTTTTCACTATAATTTTAGTAAGGAGTGATAAAGAAAAGAATATTAACGAAATATTCAAGAAGTTTAACGATAAACTTCTTAATTATATTATTATTGGAGGTCATGAGACCATTGGTAAAGGAATAGTTAGACTTATGTGGTGGTCATATGGTTGA
- the cmr5 gene encoding type III-B CRISPR module-associated protein Cmr5, producing MVEGVKLAISIFPKVILQLKDNETLKLFRSRCRDFPEETLNSGFVPTFLFYLSKSDLCTLVKFVNYLNNGGSDIKIGNLRSTETSYTVYSALILYFLTNEELKEKFLKEINLDELCPKNNVTQSANALMHLLNNLYSNSSIVTLLMKDYLLTLKRLAEALINV from the coding sequence ATGGTTGAGGGGGTAAAGCTTGCTATTAGCATTTTTCCTAAAGTTATATTGCAACTTAAAGATAATGAAACCCTTAAGCTCTTTAGAAGTAGATGTAGAGACTTTCCAGAAGAAACACTAAATAGTGGTTTTGTGCCCACTTTTCTCTTCTATTTATCTAAATCCGATCTCTGCACATTAGTTAAATTTGTGAATTACCTAAATAATGGTGGTTCGGACATTAAAATAGGTAATCTCAGAAGTACTGAAACTTCTTATACAGTATATTCAGCATTGATTCTCTATTTCCTTACTAATGAAGAACTAAAGGAAAAGTTCTTAAAAGAAATTAACCTTGATGAACTATGCCCTAAGAATAATGTTACTCAAAGTGCAAATGCACTGATGCATCTCTTAAATAATCTATATTCTAACTCGTCTATTGTTACTTTGCTGATGAAGGATTACCTACTTACTCTGAAAAGGCTTGCAGAGGCGTTGATAAATGTATGA
- the cmr1 gene encoding type III-B CRISPR module RAMP protein Cmr1, with the protein MYEEVMNIEAKALYPIVGGYNQYPVSLKVGYEEPIRSTEIKGLWKWWTRILIESAIERKRHGVTKYNDLNKLLEDFFGSTNFKSPIRVRIEIEDNFITIFKAIWDFIIRILENRKVTVKSENTQNLNIADTIIIPTININIGNSTIFKITENNHVIRVKRENNPENNTLNITLDLNAKKLTATLNNNQIELKLRDKTLDKYLRLDKLSDFLSIPRIMLDLLKYNNKGVIVSNEITSTESEILADIIMEILTAFLIPKEIKFRIIVEVDKERINKEKLRFALYSLLIFLIMGGIGRISNRGLGSLSPLSLECKDKELCGDLQSRFDNFKRISRDKELSEFIRRLINETMSMLNDEITKTIRMDKYKDIFFFSDSSLRYILAKQVKEPIKAINMLGKATSLRNVGGRNFAEEVFGSPRGSNKHRSPSLFRFKILEIQGKYYLLQYFLDKYDKNKKRLIDKYKNKINEFINKIKISEDVT; encoded by the coding sequence ATGTATGAAGAAGTAATGAATATTGAAGCTAAGGCATTATATCCCATTGTTGGAGGATATAACCAGTATCCAGTGAGCTTAAAAGTTGGTTATGAAGAGCCCATAAGGTCTACTGAGATTAAAGGGCTTTGGAAATGGTGGACTAGGATTCTAATTGAGAGTGCGATTGAAAGAAAACGGCATGGTGTAACAAAATATAATGACCTTAATAAATTGCTTGAAGATTTTTTTGGGAGCACGAACTTTAAATCTCCCATTAGAGTCAGGATTGAAATTGAAGATAACTTTATCACTATTTTTAAAGCAATCTGGGATTTTATAATAAGAATTCTTGAAAATAGAAAAGTTACTGTTAAATCTGAAAACACTCAGAATTTAAACATAGCTGACACTATAATAATTCCTACTATCAACATTAATATTGGAAATAGCACTATCTTTAAAATTACTGAGAATAATCATGTGATTAGAGTTAAGAGAGAGAATAACCCCGAAAATAATACTCTTAATATAACTCTAGATCTTAACGCAAAAAAATTAACAGCTACCCTCAATAACAATCAAATTGAATTAAAATTAAGAGATAAAACACTTGATAAGTATTTGCGTCTTGATAAATTATCTGACTTTCTTTCGATTCCGCGTATTATGCTAGATTTATTGAAATACAATAATAAAGGTGTAATTGTAAGCAATGAAATAACCTCAACAGAATCTGAAATCTTAGCAGATATAATCATGGAAATACTTACTGCCTTCTTAATTCCTAAAGAAATTAAGTTTCGTATTATTGTTGAGGTTGATAAGGAGAGAATTAATAAAGAAAAGCTGCGATTTGCACTTTATTCTCTACTTATCTTTTTAATAATGGGAGGAATCGGGAGAATTTCGAATAGAGGATTAGGCTCACTTTCTCCTTTATCACTAGAGTGCAAAGACAAGGAATTATGTGGAGATTTACAGTCTAGGTTTGATAACTTTAAGAGAATATCTAGAGATAAGGAGCTTTCAGAATTTATTCGGAGACTAATAAATGAAACGATGTCTATGTTAAATGATGAGATAACCAAGACTATTAGAATGGATAAATATAAGGATATATTCTTCTTCTCTGATTCTTCATTAAGATATATCTTAGCTAAGCAAGTCAAGGAACCCATTAAGGCCATTAATATGCTGGGTAAAGCCACTTCGTTGCGTAATGTTGGAGGTAGAAATTTCGCAGAAGAGGTATTTGGAAGCCCAAGAGGTTCAAACAAACACCGATCCCCGTCACTCTTCAGGTTTAAAATTCTTGAAATACAAGGTAAATATTATTTATTACAATATTTTCTGGATAAATATGATAAAAATAAAAAACGACTGATTGATAAATATAAAAATAAAATAAATGAATTTATTAATAAAATTAAAATTTCGGAGGATGTGACATAA